Proteins from a single region of Nerophis ophidion isolate RoL-2023_Sa linkage group LG10, RoL_Noph_v1.0, whole genome shotgun sequence:
- the LOC133560959 gene encoding serine/threonine-protein kinase 38-like, producing MAMTGGTAAALPMSNHTRERVTVAKLTLENFYSTLLTQHEERETRQKKLEKAMDDEGLPDDEKVMRRSQHARKETEFLRLKRTRLGLDDFESLKVIGRGAFGEVRLVQKKDTGHIYAMKILRKADMLEKEQVAHIRAERDILVEADGAWVVKMFYSFQDKRNLYLIMEFLPGGDMMTLLMKKDTLSEEATQFYIAETVLAIDSIHQLGFIHRDIKPDNLLLDSRGHVKLSDFGLCTGLKKAHRTEFYRNLTHNPPSDFSFQNMNSKRKAETWKKNRRQLAYSTVGTPDYIAPEVFLQTGYNKLCDWWSLGVIMYEMLIGYPPFCSETPQETYRKVMNWKETLVFPPEVPISERAKDLILRYCTDAENRIGAGSVEEIKSYSFFESVDWEHIRERPAAISIEIKSIDDTSNFDDFPESDILQPANATEPDFKSKDWVFLNYTYKRFEGLTQRGTIPTYVKPVKA from the exons ATGGCCATGACAGGAGGGACTGCAGCCGCCCTCCCGATGAGTAACCACACCCGAGAGAGGGTGACGGTGGCCAAGCTGACGCTGGAGAACTTCTACAGCACGCTGCTCACGCAACACGAGGAGCGCGAGACAAG gcagaagaAGCTCGAGAAGGCCATGGATGATGAGGGCTTACCAGATGATGAG AAAGTAATGCGCCGTTCGCAGCACGCTCGCAAGGAGACGGAGTTCTTGAGGCTGAAGAGGACGCGGCTGGGCTTGGATGACTTTGAGTCTCTTAAAGTCATCGGGCGCGGTGCTTTTGGAGAA GTGCGTTTGGTGCAGAAAAAGGACACCGGGCACATTTACGCCATGAAGATTTTAAGAAAAGCTGACATGCTGGAAAAAGAGCAG GTCGCACACATCAGGGCAGAAAGGGATATTCTGGTGGAAGCAGACGGCGCCTGGGTCGTTAAGATGTTCTACAGCTTCCAGGACAAGAGGAACCTCTACCTCATCATGGAATTTCTACCTGGAG GTGACATGATGACCCTGCTGATGAAGAAGGACACCCTGTCAGAAGAAGCCACCCAGTTCTACATAGCAGAGACGGTCCTGGCCATCGACTCCATCCACCAGCTGGGCTTCATCCACCGAGACATCAAACCGGACAACCTGCTGCTGGATTCCCGG GGCCATGTGAAGCTGTCTGACTTTGGTCTCTGTACCGGACTGAAGAAAGCTCACCGCACGGAATTTTACAGAAACTTGACACACAACCCACCGAGTGACTTTT CTTTTCAAAACATGAACTCCAAGCGGAAAGCAGAAACCTGGAAGAAGAATCGGAGACAGCTG GCTTATTCCACCGTGGGAACGCCAGACTACATTGCCCCTGAAGTTTTCCTGCAGACGGGCTACAACAAGCTGTGCGACTGGTGGTCTCTGGGCGTCATCATGTACGAAATGCTGATCG GCTATCCGCCGTTTTGCTCCGAGACGCCGCAGGAGACGTACAGGAAAGTGATGAACTGGAAGGAAACCCTCGTCTTTCCACCCGAAGTCCCTATCTCAGAGAGAGCCAAGGATTTGATATTAAG GTATTGCACTGATGCTGAGAACAGAATCGGGGCCGGCAGTGTGGAGGAGATCAAAAGCTATTCGTTCTTTGAGTCCGTAGACTGGGAGCACATCCG AGAACGACCTGCAGCCATCTCCATCGAAATCAAAAGCATCGACGACACGTCCAATTTTGATGACTTCCCCGAGTCCGACATCCTGCAGCCAG CCAATGCAACAGAACCGGACTTCAAGTCCAAGGATTGGGTGTTCCTCAACTACACCTACAAGCGCTTCGAGGGCCTGACTCAACGAGGCACCATTCCCACATACGTGAAGCCCGTGAAGGCCTGA